A stretch of the Bradyrhizobium sp. CCBAU 53351 genome encodes the following:
- a CDS encoding flagellar biosynthetic protein FliO, with protein sequence MQGSPITFIVAFIVVLALIGVAAWLVRRFATSRLGANTQRGRMPRLAVIDAAAVDGRRRLVLVRRDNVEHLLMIGGPTDIVVEPNIVRAAHGRDQLPQRPNAAEPPRLAPMPDAGGWADEAPRPELLDHPEPQMPEPPPRPARPSFADELRRPAPALAERRSEPPMGGFPPEPIAPRPEREPRPEPLPPRVPRSEPPLMPRPPRQSEPAKMPPPRAERAATPPPPPPVPQAPPVPPPAPAPASPSSAEQNLAEMAQRLEAALRRPAGETVAPPVAPEPPAAPPPRAARSEPAAPPAPPPKPAAEKTSFENLEDEMASLLGRPKPSS encoded by the coding sequence ATGCAAGGCAGCCCTATCACCTTCATCGTCGCGTTCATCGTCGTCCTGGCGTTGATCGGCGTCGCTGCTTGGCTGGTTCGCCGATTCGCCACCAGCCGGCTCGGCGCCAACACCCAGCGCGGCAGGATGCCCCGCCTTGCCGTGATCGATGCCGCCGCGGTCGACGGAAGGCGCCGCCTGGTGCTGGTCCGGCGTGACAATGTCGAGCACCTCCTGATGATCGGCGGCCCCACCGACATCGTCGTCGAGCCCAACATCGTTCGCGCCGCGCATGGCCGCGATCAGCTGCCGCAGCGTCCCAACGCCGCCGAGCCGCCGCGCCTCGCCCCGATGCCCGATGCCGGCGGCTGGGCCGACGAAGCGCCGCGGCCCGAGCTGCTCGATCATCCCGAGCCGCAAATGCCGGAGCCGCCGCCGCGGCCCGCACGCCCGTCCTTCGCCGACGAACTGCGCCGGCCCGCTCCCGCGCTGGCCGAACGCCGCAGCGAACCACCGATGGGCGGCTTTCCGCCCGAACCGATCGCGCCGCGTCCCGAGCGCGAACCGCGCCCCGAGCCGCTGCCGCCGCGCGTCCCGCGCAGCGAGCCGCCGCTGATGCCGCGTCCGCCGCGTCAGAGCGAGCCGGCCAAGATGCCGCCACCGCGCGCCGAGCGCGCCGCCACACCGCCGCCTCCTCCGCCCGTGCCGCAGGCGCCGCCCGTTCCGCCGCCGGCGCCCGCTCCCGCGAGCCCTTCGAGCGCCGAGCAGAACCTCGCCGAAATGGCGCAGCGGTTAGAGGCTGCGCTACGCCGCCCCGCCGGCGAAACGGTCGCCCCTCCCGTCGCGCCGGAGCCCCCTGCCGCGCCGCCCCCGCGGGCGGCACGCAGCGAGCCGGCGGCGCCACCGGCTCCGCCGCCGAAGCCGGCCGCGGAAAAGACCAGCTTTGAAAACCTCGAAGACGAGATGGCCTCGCTGCTCGGCCGTCCGAAGCCGTCTTCGTGA
- the fliP gene encoding flagellar type III secretion system pore protein FliP (The bacterial flagellar biogenesis protein FliP forms a type III secretion system (T3SS)-type pore required for flagellar assembly.), with product MRLLSLPRRVVFLSVLIAAASLAGPAHAQDISINLGGGGAGGGGVTERAIQLIALLTVLSIAPSILIMMTSFTRIVVVLSLLRTAMGTATAPPNSVIIALAMFLTFFVMGPVLQKSYDDGIRPLVANQIGVEDALQRASVPLRGFMQKNVREKDLKLFLDLSGEAAPATPDDLALRILVPAFMISELKRAFEIGFLLFLPFLIIDLVVASVLMSMGMMMLPPATISLPFKLIFFVLVDGWSLVAGSLVQSYGG from the coding sequence GTGAGGCTGCTGTCCCTCCCGCGTAGAGTTGTTTTCCTTTCTGTCCTGATCGCCGCGGCTTCGCTCGCGGGCCCTGCGCATGCGCAGGACATCAGCATCAATCTCGGCGGCGGCGGTGCTGGCGGTGGCGGCGTCACCGAGCGCGCGATCCAGCTCATCGCGCTGCTCACCGTGCTGTCGATCGCTCCGTCGATCCTGATCATGATGACGTCGTTCACGCGCATCGTGGTCGTGCTGTCGCTACTGCGCACCGCGATGGGCACGGCGACCGCACCACCGAACTCGGTGATCATCGCGCTCGCGATGTTCCTCACCTTCTTCGTGATGGGCCCGGTGCTGCAGAAATCCTACGACGACGGCATCCGGCCGCTGGTCGCCAACCAGATCGGCGTCGAGGACGCGCTGCAGCGCGCCTCCGTCCCCCTGCGCGGCTTCATGCAGAAGAACGTGCGCGAGAAGGACCTCAAGCTGTTTCTGGATCTCTCGGGCGAAGCGGCACCGGCCACCCCCGACGACCTCGCCCTTCGCATCCTCGTCCCGGCCTTCATGATCTCCGAGTTGAAGCGCGCCTTCGAGATCGGCTTCCTGTTGTTCCTGCCCTTCCTGATCATCGACCTCGTCGTCGCTTCCGTGCTGATGTCGATGGGCATGATGATGCTGCCGCCTGCGACGATCTCGCTGCCGTTCAAGCTGATCTTCTTCGTGTTGGTCGACGGCTGGTCGCTGGTGGCGGGGAGCCTGGTGCAGAGTTACGGCGGGTGA
- a CDS encoding tetratricopeptide repeat protein yields the protein MGREAAAGFVSRARAFAPGLSRHVRSAAMLAVCLLIGLGTPARAADPVRGEASFSAGGGFARLVIKLGEDVPSEVTTAGSILVIRFDRPVDVPVDRVPAGAPDYINSARRDPDGSAIRLSLARRVTVNTMNAGERTFIDLLPEGWKGPPPSLPMDVVKELAERARVAERALRAQRAAAESKKRPPIRVRASVQPTFVRFVFEMPDGVGVSSVLNEQKLTLAFNANLNFDLADAVVAAPPNVASIKQKADIDQTNVEIALIGDSDVHSFRDEKNYVVDVSFQPDKGKMAATPEAAIAQMKPAGHGPQPAPEKPAAEKPKEAHREIAPPTSETIAREARMDAKPDVKPEAPAAMPAAEAPKPAPAVEVAHAPEAPKDALKEAPKPVAPVAEAAAPPAKPAPAEAPKEAAKEPVKEGAKETAKAAPAAPQPSIASVDARRDSDGLRVTFPIPVATPAAAFRRGDTVWLVFDTPKPIDVEAIRARGGAMIGEVGRIPLDKGQAVRIRLTRPLVYSLASEEVGKETNWLLTLADKISATPLPLMMSRNITDPALANIAIPFANPGQLHKLTDPDAGDTLYVVTAQRPVRGFIKRQDLVDLSLLESAHGIAIRPNSDEVGVEVGSDKVILGKKGGLTLSPVDISAERAPTAVRPVFSPEGWRKGQSENFMARQSELLTAISAVEPALRSLPRLDLAQFYMSRAMYHEAKAVTDVMLTDPLNKEESGALIMHAIANILIGRPTQGLKDLANPVIGNSHDSQLWKALAFARQGKWADAREKFKNVEFAIASLPLDIQRIVTMDAMRASLEVKDYAGASKRRSELEVVGVSPEAAPGFAVLRGRLAEALGHDKDALDDYKFAAASADRPAAAEAKQLEVALRQKRDEIGKEDALRELETLSMTWRGDTIEVRTLQMLSRMYADSGRYRDALTAARTATRLQPNAEASRQAQDLASELFTQIFLGPKGDELPPVEALGMFYEFRELTPIGRRGDELIRRLADRLASIDLLDQAAELLQYQVDHRLEGAARAQVAARLSMIYLANRKPDMAITALRASRISDLSGELRQQRLLLEARAQSDVGRHDLALDIVSNVSGREVLRLRSDIFWAARRWRESAEQIELYYGERFRDFKPLNAVEKSDIIRAAVGYALADDSIGLSRFREKYAPLMSESADRLAFDIASKPAAASSAEFAEIAKLAASVDTLDGFLREMKQRFPDATARAPAAPHAKDEAEHTGSLPTIPVVRQIKMTR from the coding sequence ATGGGGCGAGAGGCTGCCGCTGGATTTGTGTCGCGCGCCCGCGCTTTCGCGCCGGGCCTGTCGCGTCATGTCCGAAGCGCGGCCATGCTGGCGGTCTGCCTGCTGATCGGCCTTGGTACCCCTGCCCGGGCGGCTGATCCGGTCAGGGGCGAGGCGAGTTTTTCGGCCGGCGGCGGCTTTGCCCGTCTCGTCATCAAGCTCGGCGAGGACGTTCCCTCCGAGGTGACGACCGCGGGTTCCATCCTCGTCATCCGGTTCGACCGGCCCGTCGACGTTCCCGTCGATCGCGTGCCGGCAGGCGCGCCTGACTACATCAATTCCGCGCGCCGCGATCCCGACGGCAGCGCCATCCGCCTGTCGCTGGCGCGGCGCGTCACCGTCAACACCATGAACGCCGGCGAGCGCACCTTCATCGACCTCTTGCCCGAGGGCTGGAAGGGACCGCCGCCGAGCCTGCCGATGGACGTCGTCAAGGAGCTTGCCGAGCGCGCACGCGTCGCCGAGCGCGCGCTGCGTGCCCAGCGCGCCGCGGCCGAGTCCAAGAAGCGTCCGCCGATCCGCGTGCGCGCCTCGGTGCAGCCGACCTTCGTGCGCTTCGTGTTCGAGATGCCCGACGGTGTCGGCGTGTCCTCCGTGCTCAACGAGCAGAAGCTCACGCTCGCTTTCAACGCCAACCTCAATTTCGACCTGGCGGACGCGGTCGTCGCGGCGCCGCCGAACGTCGCCTCGATCAAGCAGAAGGCCGACATCGACCAGACCAATGTCGAGATCGCGTTGATCGGCGATTCCGACGTGCATTCGTTCCGCGACGAGAAGAACTACGTCGTCGACGTGTCTTTCCAGCCCGACAAGGGCAAGATGGCTGCGACGCCCGAGGCGGCGATCGCGCAGATGAAGCCCGCCGGTCACGGACCTCAGCCGGCGCCCGAGAAGCCCGCGGCCGAGAAGCCGAAGGAGGCCCATCGCGAGATCGCGCCGCCGACCTCCGAGACGATCGCGCGCGAAGCCAGGATGGACGCCAAGCCCGACGTCAAGCCGGAGGCGCCCGCCGCGATGCCGGCCGCTGAAGCGCCGAAGCCGGCGCCCGCGGTTGAGGTGGCGCATGCTCCGGAAGCGCCCAAAGACGCTTTGAAGGAAGCCCCGAAGCCCGTAGCCCCCGTCGCTGAAGCTGCGGCCCCGCCGGCCAAGCCCGCGCCTGCCGAAGCGCCGAAAGAGGCCGCGAAGGAGCCGGTCAAGGAAGGTGCCAAGGAAACCGCAAAGGCTGCGCCGGCCGCGCCGCAGCCGAGCATCGCCAGCGTCGATGCGCGCCGCGACAGCGACGGCTTGCGCGTGACGTTCCCGATTCCCGTCGCAACGCCCGCGGCCGCGTTCCGCCGCGGCGACACGGTGTGGCTGGTGTTCGATACGCCGAAGCCGATCGATGTCGAGGCGATCCGCGCCAGGGGCGGCGCGATGATCGGGGAGGTCGGCCGCATCCCGCTCGACAAGGGGCAGGCGGTGCGCATCCGTCTCACCCGTCCGCTGGTCTATTCGCTGGCGAGCGAGGAGGTCGGCAAGGAGACCAACTGGCTTCTGACGCTCGCGGACAAGATCTCGGCGACGCCGCTGCCGCTGATGATGTCGCGCAACATCACTGACCCCGCGCTCGCCAACATCGCGATCCCCTTCGCGAATCCCGGCCAATTGCACAAGCTCACCGATCCCGACGCCGGCGACACGCTCTATGTCGTCACCGCGCAGCGGCCGGTGCGCGGCTTCATCAAGCGGCAGGACCTCGTCGATCTCTCGCTGCTGGAATCCGCGCATGGCATCGCGATCCGGCCGAACTCCGACGAGGTCGGCGTCGAGGTCGGCTCCGACAAGGTGATCCTCGGCAAGAAGGGCGGATTGACGCTGTCGCCGGTCGACATCTCGGCCGAGCGCGCGCCGACCGCGGTCCGCCCGGTCTTCAGTCCCGAAGGTTGGCGCAAGGGCCAGTCGGAAAACTTCATGGCACGCCAGAGCGAGCTGTTGACGGCGATCTCGGCCGTCGAGCCGGCGCTGCGCTCGCTGCCGCGGCTCGACCTCGCGCAGTTCTACATGTCGCGTGCGATGTATCACGAGGCCAAGGCCGTCACCGACGTCATGCTGACCGATCCCCTCAACAAGGAGGAGAGCGGCGCGCTGATCATGCATGCGATCGCCAACATCCTGATCGGCCGCCCGACGCAGGGCCTGAAGGACCTCGCCAATCCCGTGATCGGCAACAGCCACGATTCCCAGCTCTGGAAGGCGCTCGCCTTTGCGCGTCAGGGCAAATGGGCGGATGCGCGCGAGAAGTTCAAGAACGTCGAATTTGCCATCGCCTCGCTGCCGCTCGACATCCAGCGCATCGTGACGATGGATGCGATGCGCGCGTCGCTGGAGGTGAAGGATTATGCCGGCGCTTCCAAGCGCCGCAGCGAGCTCGAGGTGGTCGGCGTCTCGCCCGAGGCTGCGCCCGGCTTCGCCGTGCTGCGCGGCCGGCTCGCCGAGGCGCTCGGCCACGACAAGGACGCGCTCGACGATTACAAATTCGCTGCCGCCTCGGCGGACCGGCCGGCGGCCGCCGAGGCCAAGCAGCTCGAAGTCGCGCTGCGGCAGAAGCGCGACGAGATCGGCAAGGAAGACGCGCTGCGCGAGCTCGAGACCCTGTCCATGACCTGGCGCGGCGACACGATCGAGGTCAGGACGCTGCAGATGCTGTCGCGGATGTATGCCGACAGCGGTCGCTACCGCGACGCGCTCACCGCGGCGCGCACCGCGACGCGGCTGCAGCCGAACGCGGAAGCCTCCCGTCAGGCACAGGATCTCGCCTCCGAGCTGTTCACGCAGATTTTCCTGGGACCGAAGGGTGACGAGCTGCCGCCGGTCGAAGCGCTCGGGATGTTCTACGAGTTTCGCGAGCTGACGCCGATCGGCCGTCGCGGCGACGAACTGATCCGCCGGCTCGCCGACCGTCTCGCCTCGATCGATCTGCTCGATCAGGCTGCCGAGCTCCTGCAGTACCAGGTCGACCATCGCCTCGAAGGCGCCGCGCGTGCCCAGGTCGCCGCACGCCTTTCCATGATCTATCTCGCCAACCGCAAGCCCGACATGGCGATCACCGCGCTGCGCGCCAGCCGCATCAGCGATCTCTCCGGCGAGCTCAGGCAGCAGCGCCTGCTGCTGGAGGCGCGCGCGCAGAGCGACGTCGGCCGTCACGATCTCGCGCTCGACATCGTCTCCAACGTCTCCGGGCGCGAGGTGCTCCGCCTGCGCTCCGACATCTTCTGGGCGGCACGGCGCTGGCGCGAGTCCGCCGAGCAGATCGAGCTCTATTACGGCGAGCGCTTCCGTGACTTCAAGCCGCTCAACGCGGTGGAGAAGAGCGACATCATCCGCGCCGCCGTCGGCTATGCGCTCGCCGACGACTCGATCGGCCTGTCGCGCTTCCGCGAGAAATACGCGCCGCTGATGAGCGAGAGCGCCGACCGTCTCGCCTTCGACATCGCCAGCAAGCCGGCCGCGGCCTCCAGCGCCGAATTCGCCGAGATCGCCAAGCTCGCTGCCAGCGTCGACACGCTCGACGGCTTCCTGCGCGAGATGAAGCAGCGCTTCCCTGACGCCACCGCCCGCGCACCGGCCGCCCCCCACGCCAAGGACGAAGCGGAGCACACCGGCTCGCTGCCCACGATCCCGGTGGTGCGGCAGATCAAGATGACGCGGTAA